The following coding sequences are from one Dreissena polymorpha isolate Duluth1 chromosome 8, UMN_Dpol_1.0, whole genome shotgun sequence window:
- the LOC127841973 gene encoding uncharacterized protein LOC127841973 isoform X2: MANLADVFTESERTNWLKALLAINIAKSGLEQFAENEAKTLHGNIYNAILTSGAVACTGCQTANLLKCPSLGICKKRGAQGLCTSVHDTASKQPRPCPANVCNKVLNEIAKQHKYHNPSWKNTVAIHWASNPWEIAKAYFPPEGYAEKASAQDTDFNGIISFFMNCKHFDNKFSFPIAPGKTHPPCLLTKARDIGRTVRHSSTCNVTDTDLQGMFITLTSLLTDQGLANDVAAQEAVRKLAKVLESVLSQHFE, encoded by the exons ATGGCGAATCTAGCCGATGTGTTCACTGAGTCGGAAAGAACGAACTGGCTGAAGGCATTGCTTGCAATTAATATTGCAAAGTCTGGCCTAGAGCAGTTCGCGGAGAACGAGGCTAAAACTCTACACGGCAATATATACAACGCAATTTTGACAAGTGGCGCAGTCGCGTGTACTGGCTGTCAAACAGCAAACTTGCTGAAATGCCCTTCGTTGGGGATATGCAAAAAACGTGGAGCGCAAGGGCTATGCACATCTGTGCATGACACCGCGTCCAAACAACCGCGACCATGTCCTGCTAATGTTTGCAATAAAGTCCTTAACGAAATTGCAAAGCAACATAAATATCACAATCCTTCGTGGAAAAATACAGTAGCGATTCACTGGGCATCAAATCCATGGGAAATTGCCAAGGCTTATTTTCCTCCAGAAGGTTACGCTGAAAAGGCGTCGGCTCAAGATACTGACTTCAACGGCATCATCAGTTTTTTTATGAACTGTAAACACTTCGATAACAAGTTTTCGTTCCCCATAGCTCCAGGAAAAACACATCCACCATGCCTTTTAACAAAG GCGCGAGACATAGGAAGAACTGTACGTCATTCGTCTACGTGCAATGTCACAGACACAGATCTTCAGGGCATGTTCATAACACTGACAAGCCTGTTGACTGACCAAGGTCTAGCAAACGACGTTGCTGCGCAGGAGGCTGTTAGGAAGCTAGCAAAG GTTTTGGAGAGTGTTCTCTCGCAACATTTTGAATAA
- the LOC127841973 gene encoding uncharacterized protein LOC127841973 isoform X1: MANLADVFTESERTNWLKALLAINIAKSGLEQFAENEAKTLHGNIYNAILTSGAVACTGCQTANLLKCPSLGICKKRGAQGLCTSVHDTASKQPRPCPANVCNKVLNEIAKQHKYHNPSWKNTVAIHWASNPWEIAKAYFPPEGYAEKASAQDTDFNGIISFFMNCKHFDNKFSFPIAPGKTHPPCLLTKARDIGRTVRHSSTCNVTDTDLQGMFITLTSLLTDQGLANDVAAQEAVRKLAKLQTDVLKLTTEETINLLESARNELKKVEHITKNITKAMDEMRIYIENCRKDLNAHTDKCKMELDEHTGKCKEHLEKHRQKSTETDYTEACKVFRRRLMAHYDFTFSNIPLSNLDQSLDKRIVDIYATPNIHRIQIEKDGKRIKHEQVRTYTDIFYTDREPNRRIYLQGEPGSGKSTFSAKLVHDWSHGIQLTSATPSKITAFDDVSTIQKFKFLFFVALRDSKDQADVTQMIKKQLIDTTYSEDERADVYKLFVQIMNTEICFVIREGLDEWVSPDGRNLAEPSMAGFQNDKCTVLTTSRPWKLADERIKNSHIENLFEIKGISDPYAFSENIIRCLIDHSKDLKETSIKLQSFVEDRELESLFSSPMLYTLVICTWVNTFEEEEEHFFEESSRCALYTTLLESLCKKANSTTGYFNDSNPPPVHCFSSTSYLQPNIEHLDKLAEVACKLLFSSERESSIVFSDITLSNYFSPDELKVRKKFALKAGILTNRKHKSRTGRSNSFVHKTVQELLAAYHIACNTYVIDDVISRYLKLKNTSYLEISQVLIFLCGMNISAANKLSALMNQYDLKHCNRYKYDDEDCLDGDPCEFQRIIESGISEAVANKQEGILLKLSHFYIDESNIRELHDIWPTDTCNVEVLIVSLDMNDFLSSPALGESATHFEFNLSSCQTLRKLCLWGSGILLRDTASSVRSEFPICIVLNNADPAQCADTPPELPSITDIFFKRVTCSSTCLHSLFSTLLALNQYVECTLKCVITSCVEGSDICTKAVIGTNSGVQFHMHSIKNDSPGLWEALHGLNIISLSLDGYKDNGFRFNHTELFWKFLSSLTHLESLSLKVCDIPSLCKALHGMNIDYLSLRLSDKFQDLKKNDLDLLSKSLLSLIRMKTLKIKTPGEDFPGLWEALRGLNITSLSLSSWETYGLIVNHVESLSECVTS; the protein is encoded by the exons ATGGCGAATCTAGCCGATGTGTTCACTGAGTCGGAAAGAACGAACTGGCTGAAGGCATTGCTTGCAATTAATATTGCAAAGTCTGGCCTAGAGCAGTTCGCGGAGAACGAGGCTAAAACTCTACACGGCAATATATACAACGCAATTTTGACAAGTGGCGCAGTCGCGTGTACTGGCTGTCAAACAGCAAACTTGCTGAAATGCCCTTCGTTGGGGATATGCAAAAAACGTGGAGCGCAAGGGCTATGCACATCTGTGCATGACACCGCGTCCAAACAACCGCGACCATGTCCTGCTAATGTTTGCAATAAAGTCCTTAACGAAATTGCAAAGCAACATAAATATCACAATCCTTCGTGGAAAAATACAGTAGCGATTCACTGGGCATCAAATCCATGGGAAATTGCCAAGGCTTATTTTCCTCCAGAAGGTTACGCTGAAAAGGCGTCGGCTCAAGATACTGACTTCAACGGCATCATCAGTTTTTTTATGAACTGTAAACACTTCGATAACAAGTTTTCGTTCCCCATAGCTCCAGGAAAAACACATCCACCATGCCTTTTAACAAAG GCGCGAGACATAGGAAGAACTGTACGTCATTCGTCTACGTGCAATGTCACAGACACAGATCTTCAGGGCATGTTCATAACACTGACAAGCCTGTTGACTGACCAAGGTCTAGCAAACGACGTTGCTGCGCAGGAGGCTGTTAGGAAGCTAGCAAAG CTACAAACCGACGTTCTGAAGCTAACAACGGAGGAAACCATTAATTTGTTAGAATCTGCACGAAATGAACTAAAGAAAGTAGAACATATAACTAAAAATATAACTAAAGCTATGGATGAGATGCGTATTTACATTGAAAACTGTAGAAAGGATCTCAATGCACACACAGACAAATGTAAGATGGAACTTGATGAACACACGGGCAAATGTAAAGAGCACCTGGAGAAACATCGTCAAAAGTCTACAGAAACAGACTACACTGAAGCTTGTAAAG TTTTTCGCAGACGGTTGATGGCACATTACGATTTCACTTTTAGCAATATTCCTCTTTCGAACTTGGATCAGAGTCTTGATAAGCGTATAGTAGATATATACGCAACGCCGAATATACACcgaattcaaattgaaaaagatgGAAAACGCATAAAACATGAGCAAGTACGGACATACACAGATATATTTTACACAGATCGTGAGCCCAATCGACGTATATACCTACAAGGTGAACCCGGCAGCGGAAAATCTACATTTTCAGCTAAGTTAGTTCATGACTGGTCCCATGGAATCCAGCTTACGTCGGCAACCCCCAGTAAAATTACTGCATTTGATGACGTTTCAACAATTCAAAAATTCAAGTTCCTATTTTTCGTCGCATTGAGAGATTCGAAAGATCAGGCAGATGTGACGCAGATGATAAAGAAGCAACTTATTGATACAACATATTCCGAAGACGAACGAGCCGATGTGTACAAACTTTTCGTACAAATAATGAACACTGAAATCTGCTTCGTAATACGGGAAGGTCTAGATGAATGGGTGTCTCCTGATGGTAGAAACCTAGCTGAACCTTCCATGGCTGGATTTCAGAACGACAAGTGCACGGTACTAACGACATCTCGACCATGGAAACTTGCTGATGAACGTATCAAGAATTCGCATATCGAAAATCTTTTTGAAATCAAGGGGATTAGTGATCCGTATGCATTTAGTGAAAATATAATTCGATGCCTAATTGACCACTCGAAAGATCTTAAAGAAACTTCGATTAAATTGCAGTCGTTCGTGGAAGATCGTGAGCTCGAATCATTATTTTCTTCACCTATGTTGTACACGCTTGTCATATGTACTTGGGTAAACACatttgaggaggaggaggaacaTTTTTTTGAAGAATCGTCACGGTGTGCACTTTACACTACTCTGCTTGAAAGTCTTTGTAAAAAAGCCAACAGTACGACTGGTTATTTTAACGATTCAAACCCGCCACCAGTGCACTGTTTTTCTAGCACAAGTTACCTTCAGCCAAACATTGAACACTTAGATAAGCTAGCAGAAGTAGCTTGTAAATTGCTTTTCTCTTCTGAGAGAGAATCGTCTATTGTTTTCAGTGATATAACATTATCCAACTATTTTTCTCCGGATGAGCTCAAAGTTCGCAAGAAGTTTGCTCTCAAGGCAGGGATATTAACAAACAGGAAACATAAAAGTCGAACAGGAAGATCCAACTCATTTGTCCACAAAACTGTGCAGGAACTTCTCGCAGCATATCATATCGCCTGCAATACATACgttattgatgacgtcatatcgAGATACCTTAAACTCAAAAATACATCATATCTCGAAATATCGCAAGTTCTCATATTTCTGTGTGGAATGAACATCTCTGCTGCGAATAAATTGTCGGCTTTGATGAATCAATATGACCTTAAACATTGCAATAGATATAAGTACGATGATGAAGATTGTCTGGATGGGGATCCCTGTGAGTTTCAGCGTATCATTGAGTCTGGAATCAGTGAGGCAGTAGCCAACAAGCAGGAAGGCATACTGCTGAAACTTAGTCACTTTTATATTGATGAAAGCAACATAAGAGAATTACATGACATATGGCCGACAGACACGTGCAACGTCGAGGTCTTAATTGTCAGTCTTGACATGAATGACTTTCTGAGTTCACCTGCACTTGGCGAGTCTGCAACTCATTTTGAGTTTAACCTGTCATCGTGCCAAACTTTGAGGAAATTGTGTCTATGGGGCAGCGGCATATTGCTGAGAG ATACAGCAAGCTCGGTCAGATCAGAATTTCCGATCTGTATTGTACTTAACAACGCAGATCCAGCCCAATGTGCAGACACTCCCCCAGAACTGCCCAGCATAACAGACATTTTCTTTAAACGTGTCACATGTTCCTCAACCTGTCTACACAGTCTGTTCAGCACGCTGTTGGCACTCAATCAGTACGTGGAGTGTACGCTAAAGTGTGTCATAACATCGTGTGTAGAGGGATCAGATATATGTACAAAAGCAGTCATAGGGACGAATTCAGGCGTTCAATTTCACATGCATTCTATAAAGAATGACAGTCCCGGTCTATGGGAGGCTCTTCATGGTCTGAATATCATCAGTCTTAGCCTGGATGGCTATAAAGATAATGGATTTCGTTTTAATCATACAGAACTGTTCTGGAAGTTTCTTTCATCGCTCACACATCTGGAAAGTCTTAGTCTTAAGGTTTGTGACATTCCCAGTCTGTGCAAGGCCCTCCATGGTATGAATATCGATTATCTGAGTCTGAGATTGAGTGATAAGTTtcaagatttgaaaaaaaacgatTTAGATTTATTGTCGAAGTCTCTATTGTCGCTTATAcggatgaaaacgcttaaaattaAAACGCCTGGAGAAGACTTTcccggtctgtgggaggctctccgtGGTTTGAATATCACGAGTCTTAGTCTGAGTAGTTGGGAGACTTACGGGTTGATTGTGAATCATGTAGAGTCGTTGTCGGAGTGTGTAACTTCCTAA